In Clostridia bacterium, the following are encoded in one genomic region:
- the secG gene encoding preprotein translocase subunit SecG yields MTVVVIIRIILVILMFLSGVVATILVLLQRSNSDGTSALSGSGSGKDSNSFYQRNKGMRKESVYKMWTFICSAVLAVCSIVFFILG; encoded by the coding sequence ATGACCGTAGTAGTAATCATTCGTATAATTTTAGTAATTTTAATGTTTTTGTCGGGCGTAGTCGCAACTATACTTGTTTTATTACAAAGAAGTAACAGCGACGGCACAAGCGCACTTTCGGGTAGCGGTAGTGGCAAAGACTCTAACTCTTTTTATCAACGCAACAAAGGTATGAGAAAAGAATCAGTTTACAAAATGTGGACATTTATTTGTTCGGCTGTACTTGCAGTTTGCTCAATCGTGTTCTTTATACTAGGGTAA